TCAACACCCCTTTGCTGGTCATCCATGGGGATGCCGATTCGCAGGTCCCTCTTGAGCATTCGCGGACCATTTACGCCAACGCCGATCCCGAAAAGACAGCGCTCTGGATTGTCCCAGGGGCCGACCATGGCTTTGCCCACGGGCTTGAGGGTCCTCGATATGAGTTGCGGGTGAGAGAATTTTTTGAGCAGCATTTGTGCCCCGCTGCACATACCTAAAGGGTGTGTAGCGCGGGTGTATTGCGTGATATCCTGGCTTCTCCGCTCATTCCTCCCCCGTCACTTCCTGTCATCCCGACAGTTGTTATCGGGAATCCATCTTGGTTTGTTCCCTTCAATATCTGTTGGAACATGGGGTATGTGTTGAGCCAACTGTAGTGTCCAAGTGGTTGCGGTAATACGGAGGACGTCTCGGCTGGCAGGCTAAATCTCTGGGCACTGAAGCAGCCCTAAGGTTGCGGTATCTCTTAGCTCACAAGAGGCAACCAGGGTCTTTCCCGGTCAGCATTTTTGGGCCTCCTCGTGTGAATCGTAAGCATGGGAAAAGGCCACTTCATACAGTCCAGGCCATTTTTAAATTTCCTCCTCCCGAGGTAAGTTCCCCATTACCTGAAGAAGGGCAGTGTGATAAAATCCGAAGTGATGCCATAAGGAGGAGACCCCATGTCGAATGTAGAATCCTTCAAAATTGAACTTGAGCAGGAAGATGACGGGCGATGGATTGGTGAGATTGCCGCCCTGCCGGGGGTGATCGCCTACGGGACAACCAGGGAAAACGCATTGGTATCCGTACAGGCCTTGGCTTTGCGTGTGTTAGCTGACCGATTAGATCACGGCGAGGTAGTGCCGGACGAATTGATGAACGTCTCTTTTGTTGGCGCATGAGTCAATGGGCATCGACGTCAGGAAAACGGGTGCTGGCGGCACTCCTCAAGCTCGGGTGGCGCATCAAACGTCAAACCGGGTCCCATAAAATACTCACACGGGAAGGATGGCCAAACGTCGTGTTTGCCTTTCATGATGGCGAAACACTAGGACCAAAAATGTTGGCTCGAATTGCCAAAGCCACCGGGCTGCATCCTGAGGATCTCTAGCTTCATCATCGAAAGCCTCAAGTTCAGACGGTTCCTTCCAAAAACAAAACGACTCCTCAAAGCGGCATAACCCGACGAATCCCTCTTTTTTCCCCTTCGTGATTTTCAACACGTTTCATCTGCTGGAGTATGGGGCATGAGTTGAGCCAACTGTAATGTCCAAGTGGTTTTTGGTATTGCCGGGTTTCGCCACGGCCACCATGGTTTTGGGTCCTTTTGCCGAAACAAAAGGACCTCGGCTGCCGGGACGAACACCGGCACAAAAAGACATCAAGAATGCACACGGTTCATTTTTTGATTCAGGTCATCCTTCCCATGAGAATGGATCCGGGAACCGATCCGTTTGGGACCAACGAGACCAATGAAAGGTGATGAACCGCGGTATGGGGCACGATTCCTTAAACAGCACGAGTCGCTCTGTGTAGCAAAATGTCTCTGGCGAGTGGTGATCGGCGGAAAAGAGGACACCAAACCAGTCCTCTATATGGCACGAGAGAGCTGAAATGAGGGGGCCTTCAGATTCCTCAAATCCCACCCATCCCACCAATCCTTTGGTGCACAAGATCTGTTGAATTTTGTCCTAACCCATGTGCAACAAAGACCCAAAATTCCTCACTTGGGAATCCTATTGTCTGTTCAACCAGGCGTGTGCAGTGAGATCATCCGGCTTGTGAATAATTATCTTGTTGATTGTAAAGCCATTAATTCATTTGGCCTTATTGTTGCTTCAACCTGCTCCGAGAGAGGGAAGCAGTATTGAGACGTGCCCAGCACTGGAAGAGGGGGAAATAAATGCTGACCATTGTAGCCAAAAATTTTCCATCCCATTCATGAAGGGGAATCGTATTAAATTTTGCCAAAGCTCGTCTAAAGCTCGTGTAAGGAGATTTTAAGATGAAAGAAAAACGTGAGACGGAAAATTTTATGAATACCCCATCAGCACACAAAGGGTATACGGTCTCTCGCTCCTATCTTGCAGAAGTTTTTCTGGACAAGCTGTGGGAACAAAATTATCGATCTGAAAAACTTTCCAAAGCTGATCGTGATTCACAGGCTGATTCCCGAATTCCAGGAAAAAATTCCTGAGTGTCATCTGGAGAAGGATGCTCAAACATTCATGTAGGATTTGGTGCCGAACCCTAGGCTTGGGCGAACGTTCCTGTCCGGCAGAAATCCAGGATTCGAAGCCGGCCATGATCAGCCGCGAAGCGTTCGCTTTTTCAGCGGGAGGGATGGGCAATATGTCGAAGAAGTATTGAAGGCTATGTGGTGAGAGGCGGAAGAAATCTTCGTGTTTTTTGAGAAACGGGGAGGTGTGATGATGAACATGACGCTCAGTGTAATCAAAGCGGATATCGGTTCTATCGGAGGACACATATGCCCGTCCAAGCGCCTATTGGAAACTGTTCAATCATGGGTGGAGTCCAATGGCCGAAATCTTATTCAGGATCGGTACATCAGTTTTACTGGGGACGACATTGCCATTGTCATGACGCACACGAGGGGAGTCGGCAATGAGGACATTCACAAGATGGCATGGGAGGCTTTTCTTGCCGGGACGCAGGTCGCGAAGGAACAAGGACTCTATGGGGCGGGACAGGATTTGCTGAAAGACGCGTTTTCGGGCAACGTGCGCGGGATGGGGCCGGCAGTGGCCGAGATGACTTTTGAGGAGCGGCCCAATGAACCATTTTTGTTTTTTGCTGCCGATAAGACAGATCCCGGTGCGTATAACCTCCCCCTTTACCTGGCATTTGCGGACCCGATGAACACGCCGGGCCTCATGCTCGCGCCATCCATGTCGGAGGGGTTTAAGTTTGTCATTATGGATGTCAACTGTACTGATGGGGATCGCATCATTGAGTTGAACACCCCGGAAGATTTATACGATGTGGCCGCCTTGTTGCGTAATCCGGAGCGGTATGTCGTGGAGTCGATTTGGACCCGGGCCACAGGCGAACAGGCCGTCGCCGTCTCGACGTCACGATTGCACAACATTGCCGGGCGCTATACCGGGAAGGATGATCCCGTTATGCTCGTGCGTGTGCAAAAAAACTTCCCGGCGACGGGAGAGGTTCTAGCCCCATATGCCATCGGCCCATTCGTGGCAGGCGGGATGCGGGGATCTCATAATATGCCCTTTATGCCCGTTCCCCTCAATTCCAGCATTAGTTATTTCGATGGTCCTCCCGTCGTCAGTTGCGCCGCCTTTGCCATGCAGAAAGGCAAACTGACGGAACCGGCGGATGCCTTCGCTCATCCATTTTGGGACCATGTGCGAACCCGCGTTTCGGAAAAATCCATCGACATGCGCCGCCAAGGATTTTTTGGGCCGGCCATGCTCCCGATGGCCGAATTGGAATACACCGGCATCGTGGAGAAGCTCAAAAGACTCGATGGCAAGTTTGCTATCAGAAACTAATGGCTCACTTTTGCCAATGGTAAGAGAACGTTGTTCGGATGCCTCATCCATAACGGGAGGCTGTCTTCATACGTGTAATCCTGGAGTATATTACCGCTCTGATTCAGAAAGAGTGGTTTTTTCAGGTTATTGGCCTCTCAATGCGAACATGGTGGTCATTGGGAGCTGCTCCGGGTGAATCCTGGCCCCTTCGTCGTTGTAGTCCCAAATTCCTAGCAATCACGGATATGGACATTTGAAATGACAACCGATGTTGAGTGGGGATGTTGGTGGGTGTTCTCACCTGAATGAATCTACGCAAACGGAAAAATCTGCTTTCTCTCTCTCATACCTCTCAAAAGCCAACCGGACAGCAGTGCGCCTGGTATTTGAAGAAACGAGGATGGCCTCCTGTCCTCTTATGCGTCGCGTTTGTCCTTGTGGCGGTGCTTGGGCTGTCCGGGAAACCGGCTGTTGTTCCGGAGCAGGCTGAGAGTGATCTTGAAGTGTTTGTTCGCCAGGGATGCCTGCATTGCGAAAAGGCGAAAAGCTACCTGACCCGACTGAAGCAACAATATCCCCGGCTCACCGTAACCCTTCGCGATATAGGGGAAGATCCCCAGGCGTTTCTTCGATTAAAAACATTAGCCGCGAAATTCGGCCTTTCGCAATTGGGAGTCCCGGCCTTCTATGCGCGAGGAGTGCTGCTCATCGGTTTTGAGTCTGCGGAGACAACCGGGAAGCAACTGGAAGAACTCTTAGGGCGACCACCCCCGGAGGCAGGAACGTCTTCTGATGATGCCTGTCCGGTTGAACCCGATAGGCCCTGTCCCCCGGTATCCACGCAAAATAATGTTGGGGGGAAGAGTATTCAGGTTCCTTTTTTGGGTGACCGGACTCTTCCAG
Above is a window of Candidatus Nitrospira neomarina DNA encoding:
- the fbp gene encoding fructose-1,6-bisphosphate aldolase/phosphatase, translating into MNMTLSVIKADIGSIGGHICPSKRLLETVQSWVESNGRNLIQDRYISFTGDDIAIVMTHTRGVGNEDIHKMAWEAFLAGTQVAKEQGLYGAGQDLLKDAFSGNVRGMGPAVAEMTFEERPNEPFLFFAADKTDPGAYNLPLYLAFADPMNTPGLMLAPSMSEGFKFVIMDVNCTDGDRIIELNTPEDLYDVAALLRNPERYVVESIWTRATGEQAVAVSTSRLHNIAGRYTGKDDPVMLVRVQKNFPATGEVLAPYAIGPFVAGGMRGSHNMPFMPVPLNSSISYFDGPPVVSCAAFAMQKGKLTEPADAFAHPFWDHVRTRVSEKSIDMRRQGFFGPAMLPMAELEYTGIVEKLKRLDGKFAIRN
- a CDS encoding type II toxin-antitoxin system HicB family antitoxin — encoded protein: MSNVESFKIELEQEDDGRWIGEIAALPGVIAYGTTRENALVSVQALALRVLADRLDHGEVVPDELMNVSFVGA
- a CDS encoding type II toxin-antitoxin system HicA family toxin; translated protein: MSQWASTSGKRVLAALLKLGWRIKRQTGSHKILTREGWPNVVFAFHDGETLGPKMLARIAKATGLHPEDL